The sequence below is a genomic window from Acidobacteriota bacterium.
GTGGTAGGCCGCGCCGCTCTACGCCCCCGATGAGCGGCTGCTGCAACGTCTTGATCGAGACGCGCCGGTGCCGACAGGTTCTTCGGGACCGGCAGAGCATCCGGACGGGGAACTCGGGACCCGAGTAGCTGGGCTGCCTGGTTATTCCTGGTCGGGCGGAGCGAGCGGCGTTTCGTCGGGCAGCAGTCCGAGGATGGCCTCGGGCGTGATCTCGACGCCGGAGGCTTTCCCATAAGCGCGCACCGCGACCTGCGCCAGCCGCGCCGAGAGGTTCACGATCCTCTCGACGGTCTCGGCCTGGAGGGCCGCATCCTTGTCGCCGGTCAGTGCGATGAGCTGGTTCGAAACGGCCGAGGCCTCGGTCATGTAGGCCACGGCATCATCGAAGTTGTCGGCGAACGTGGTGTTAGGGGTTCGGTTAGTTACCAACGGTCACCTCCCCGCAGCACGTCACGAGCCGCGGCTCTTCGAACAGGTTGTCGGTGTAGCGCGGCGTCCTCTCGACGCTGAGGCGCACGGCTTCAGCTTCCCACTTCGCCTCGATGACACGCTGCTTGGCGAGCTCTGCCTTTTGCCAGCCCGGGTCGAACCGGTCGAGCAGGGCCTTGATGTCCTTCGCCAAGGTGATCACCTTGGCGATCGCGCCGGCGACTGCCTGCTTCTTCGCTGGCAGGTCCTTCTCCGGGTCGCCGAGCACCTTGGCGACGGCATAGAGATAGAAGGCCTGCACCGATGTCTTGTCGAGCGATCGTGCTTTCTCGATGAGCTCGGCGTTGGCCTTCGTCCGGGGGATCTTCCCGGAGTTGTAATCTGCGACCGCCTGGTCGACGGCTGCCTTGAATCCAGAAAGCGTCTGGAACGTCGCCTTCTCCCAGCTCTGGCAGCCGGCCAAGAGCAGGACGAGCGACAGGACGAGCGACAGGACAACGAGCTTCTTCTTCACGTTTACTACCTCCTGACAGAACCTTGAATGGCGCTGCCGATGATGTTGCGGACGATCCAGTCGAGGATGCGCTGGCTCTTCGTTCGCTTCGGCGGATTGCGCATCTCGTGGATGGCTTGCCGAACTTCTTCCATCGAGTCCGCGGCGGACTTCACGCCGCGCCTGGATTCGCCGGTGGCTTCCTCGATGTTTTTCAGGCTGCCCGCTACCGCTGGCGATTTAACGATGTCGTCGGCATGGAGAAGGACCATGTCCGCATGGTCGAGCAGCGGCGTGGCGGACGCGGAGAGCTGGTCGGCATCCTCGCCGACTTTCTGCATGGTGATGGCCGTTTGATATAGAACTCCACCAGCTCCGTTGATGTTCCTGTCGGTATGCGCGATGAAGGCAGAAAGTTCCCGCTTGAGCTGCTGCTGGTTCCTGTCAAGGTGGACGAGGTTGATCCTGGTGTCACGCGACACGTTCACGGATTGCTTCGCCGCCTCGTCGAGGTGCCCGATCACTACATCGACGTGGTCGAGCGCGGCGTTGAGTTTCGCCTCGCTGGTCGTGACAGTGGCGCGGAGCTCAAGGAAGAGCGCGCCGAGCGAGGCCAGGGCGAAGATGGCACTCGCCATCAGGATTGCCTTGAGGATCTTCATTTGCTATCGCCATTCTTCGCTTCTGCCGCGGCCGCGTCCTTTTTCGCCTGCGCTTCTGACTTCGCCGCCGTAGTCGCCGCGTCCACCGCTACCTCTTGGGCTGCCCCCAGATTGGCAATTGCACGGTCAACGTTCGCCATCGCCGCCTGTACCGGCGGGACAACGGAATCAGCTCCGGGGATCTTCGAGGCGAAGGCGCGGGAGATATTGCCAGCCAGTGTGTTCAGGAAGGTGAACGCCCAGCGATAGAAATCGCTGCTCGTCGGCTTCGGACTCACCAGCGCGCCAACTGCGGAGGAGAACGTCCAGTACGCGAACACAAGCCCCCAGAAGTACGGGTCGCCGATGATGTTCGTAACGTGGTTCATTTAGGTCTTCCCTTTCGCCGCCCTATCACGGGTTTTTGTAAGTGATCCAGACTTCTTCGCCGCGCTTCTCGGCTGCGAGCAGCAGGTTCACGAGTTCTTTGTAGGCCTCGCGGGAGCGCAGGATGCACTCGGCATCGAGCCGTTGCTTGCCAACGAGCAGGCAGCCGTCGGTGTCCGTGGCCGAGTTGCCGATGTGCGCACGGATACCGATGAACCCGGGAACGTTCAGGATCTCTGGCACGCGGCCATCGGCGAGATCGCTGTATGGCTTCTTCGCGGAGAACCTTGGCGATTGGCTCAGGATGATGCGGCGGCGACCTGCCGGCACGGCCGTCTTGCCCGGGATCTTCCACTGCTCCACCGGGACGCCGGCTATCTCGCGGACCGTGTCCTCGAGCGTGAAGAACATGAAAGTGCCATCGGCGTAAAGCTTGCCGGGTGTGGCGTTGGCCGTCGAGCGTTCGCGTTGGACCACTAGCTCCATGTTCTCTCCTTAGCGCTGCTTGCCGGCCTCGAGTAGGGTCATTTCAACCCACGCATGAAGCTCCACGCCGCCGCCGCGCATGATGCCAGAGCCGCGATGAGGGCTGCCCACATTCGCTGGTCCAAGGTATCTAGGCGGGGACCGGCATTTACCCTAGCCACTTCCGTCAGTTGGCTCGCCTGAATTTCCAGGCGCGACTCGATGCGGAGAATGGCCCCCAGGCCGGGTTGCTCCGGAGGGCCGAACAGGGCCGTTTCCATGCGTAGAGTACGAACGTTGATTTCCGCGACCGTCGCAGCAAGGTTCGCCGTGGCTGCTGCTGCTGCCGTGGCAGCCGATGCGGCCGTGGTAGCTGCCGTGGCAGCTGCGGCCGTTGCTGCCGAGGCGACCGCCGTGGCTGCTGCTGAGGCCGTTGCTGCTGTCGTGGCGGCCGTGGCGGCCGTGACGGCTGCGGCAGCCGCGGCAGCCGCGGCAGCCCCGCCGCGCGCCTGTAACTTTCTTTTCACTGGAGGTCTCCTTCGGCGAAATAGGAAAGGCTCCCCGAAGGGAGCCACGAAGAAACTACAGTGCCGCTGACTCAGGATTCATTCTCTTAATTCAGGGCCTCGGCATCACGTTCTCCGCGACCGATGCCTCTTCGAATGCACCGCAAACCTTTACCGCACTCTCCGCGCTCGAAGCGTACCGTAGGTCTTCAGCGTCGAGACAGTGAACCCTGTTTGTGTCACCAGATACACCGTGGTCGTTCCCGAAAGACTCAACCGAACCGTGGGCACAGCCCACGTTTGCGCTATCGTGGCAGTCGGAATGGTCGCGGCAGTTTCAAATGCGAAGTTGCTGTCCTGCGGCCCAAACGTTGCCGAGGTCGTGCTGATGCCTGCGATCAGGTACGTGTAACTGGTGGTCGCGCCAAACTCATAGTCAACGGCGCCCATCACCTCCCAGTCTCCCGCCGTCAGGCTCATGCTGGTAACGTTCGCGGCTACACCGGCGGTCAAGGTAATCTCCGAGGCCTGCGTCAGCACAGACTTGATCTCCTCCCCCACGCTCCCCGCGTTTGCGTTGTTGTTCGTAGCGGTCCCGATCAAGTCAGGGGTGGTGATTGATGGAGAAGTCGCAAGCGCTACCGCACCCGAACCGGTCGTGCCGTTCGACAAGTCCGCAGCCGCCAGCTGCGCGACCGTGAGGTCGCCGCCGACAGAAGTCTGCTTCAGGACCTTGCTCGCACCTCCGGTCCCCGAGAGGTCGGTATGCGTTCCGCCACGCGCGAGGCCGAGCAGTCCGCTCGCGATGTTCGCGGCGTTGGTAGCATCGGTGGAGCAGGAGGCAGCGCCGTTCGACAGGTCGGCGCAAGCCAGCTGCGCGGAGACGAAGTTCGTTCCGTTTGAGCGTAGCACCCGCCCGGCGGTCATCGTCCCTTGGCGGAATCCAGTGCCAGCCGTGAATACGGAAGTCGTAAATACACCAGTACTCCCGTCGTAAAACAAACTCGCACCCGCCCCGGCGCAGCCAGACGATGCGCCCAGCCAGAAATTCCCGCCGCCGTATGGGATTTGCGTCTCGCAGACGCCGTCATTGACGTGTAGGAGTGTTCCGGACTCTGCCGAGATGTCCCAATGCCGGTGCGTGTTGCCGACGGTCCAGAAGCGGGTTCCGGGGAATCCGGTGCGGGTGTAGATGTCGGTCGCGCCATCGCTGTAGTTGTAGCCTATGTAGTTCCCGCCAGTACCCAGCTCAAGTTTTCCATTGAAGTGATTGGGCTGCTGGCCGAGCTGGTAGACGCAGAAATTAACCGTACCGCGGGTAAGATCACCGCATAGCACACCTTGCTGGATCGCTGGCCCCGATCCAGTACCGGTAGGGTCCAGTGCCCAGAAGTGCGCAAAAGTGGCGATGCTGGCGTTATTCATCGCCGGATGGGAGAAGAAACTAGTGCCCTCGGCCAGCGATCCAGCTCCGGCATTGAAGGTGTCGATGGCCTGGAAGGAATGATGATGGTCAGCGGCGTTTGACGTGGCTACTGTGATGTTGGAAGCGAAGCTGGCATGGCCTGTGGCTCCTGCGGGAAGATTCAAGGTGGAAGAATCGAGGAAGCCGTAATGGGCGTGCGTGGTGATGGCGGAACGGGCCTCGAAGTCTCCCGTCCCGGCAGCAGTGCCACCAATGCGCGAGACCCAGTTGCCGCGCACGATGTCCTGCGCGCCACTCGGATTCGTAACCACCACAAAGGGCATCGTACCGGTGATCGTTCCGGTGACACTGAGGTTGCCATTCACGCCCAACGGTCCATTGATCGACGCGCCCGACGGCGGAACCACCTGGCCGACGTTGGGGATGTAGTTATCGAAGTTGAAGGTGGCGCCGGAGAACTGCACCAGCTTCAGATTCACGATGATCTGCTGCGTGTTCGTGTCTTTTACCGTGACGTGGTAGTAGATGCCCGCGGGCGCCGTCTCGGCCGGGTTGGCGACCTGGAAGCCGCCTGCGATCGCGCCGTTCGTCACGCCGGCGCAGACCGGCTTGGTGACGACCATGCCGCCGCCGCCGGCGGAGAAGTTAACCGCCACGTCGAGCTTGTTGGTGCCGAGGAAGCAGACCTGCCCGGCAGGCAACGGCGTGCCCTTGGCGTTTTGGATGTTCGACGCGGTCACGGCGGTGAAGTTCTGCGCGAACGCGGGCATGCACACCAGTGCGAGGAAGAGGCAAAGCTTCTTCATGGGTCTCCTGAGATTGAGCAGTTGATTTAGTTGAGGTTGCCGCCGGCACCGCCACCGCCGCCACCGCCGCCACCAAAGCCGCCGCCGCCACCACCGGATGACCCGCCAGCGCCGGCGGCGTCAGGCGTGATGGTGTCGCCGAGCACGATGTGGCCATACCCCATCGCGGTGACGACCTGGGCATAGCTGGTCAGCAGGTAGATGGCCCAATCAACCGGACTGAGTAGAGCCCAGTAGCGCGTAGACAGCGCCTTGCCCGCGAAGCTGGCAGCCGAATGGGTCTGCGTAATGCCGTCATCCTTTTTGAAGTTGATGTCCGCGCCCACTGTGGGAACGCCGGCCGTCTTGCCATAGCAGCGCACGGTCGCCGCGGTGAATGGAGGGCCTCCCGTCCCGATCGAATCCACCGTGCAATCGTTGGCGACGAATTTAAAGAAGTTGTGCAACCGGCCGGTGATGGCGTAGGTGTACTCATCCAGATCTGCGGTGGACTGGATGCGCCGCCGCCACACGTTGTAGCTGGCAAACTTGAAGTGGCCCGTCTTCCCCACATCCTGCGGCTCGAAGCCGATGACGCATACCGCCTGATCCAAGCGCAGGAACTTCTGTCCCGTGGTGTGCGCGAGCACTGGAGTGCCGAACACGCCGCGGCGAAGGCTGGTGAGCTGGTACCGGTTCCCGCTTACCAGCGTGGCCGTCTTGTAGCTGATGAGTTCGTACTGGCCGGCGGTGCCCTCAATCCAGCAGAGGGTGCGGAAATCATCGCGGTCGTCATCTGTGCCGCTCAGCAGCTCGCCCAGCGACTGCGCCAGGTCCACGTCGAGCGTCCCGGTGGTATCAGGGTCTGCAGTCGCCGCCAGGTCGGCCATCAGCACGCCCATGCGCGCCTTGCCCGCCTGCTCGCCGGCTACTTTGAAGCTGTCGCCGGTGTCGGACGCCCAGATGATGCAGCCACCCCAGTTCGGGTCGGAACCGCAGAGGCCGAACAAAAGTTCGTAGCCGCCAGAGAGACTCAACCGATCGGTGGCTTCGAAGATGATGGGAGCGTTCACGTTGCCGGGGTCGGCATCGGCCGAGCCCGAGAACCCATCCGGCGCCTGACGGCCGTAAAGCGTTGCGGTCGCAGTGCCGAACGGAGCATTCTCGCAGGCGAAGTTCAGATGCCCGGTCTCAGGGTCCTCCTCGATGTCGTTGATGCGAACCGCGACCATCTCCGTATCCGAGGGGTCACCGTTGATGAACTTGCGCGGCACCCGGACCTTCTCCATGGTTTCGAGCAGGTCAGAAAACCCGGCCGCCGGCAGCGTGAAGTGATACGTGTCGCCTACGTGCACCGAACGCAGGCAGCGATGGTTGGCCACGCGCGCGGCTACATCGGCCTCGCAGATGAAGTGGCAGGTGCGCTTATCTTCCGGCTGCTTACCGAACTGGAAGACGCTGGCCGCATCCTGGTGCGCGATCGGACGCGGGTTGTAATCGTTCGCCCGGTCGAGGAACTCGATGGTGATGATGTTCTTGCGCTCGAGCGCGGACTTGCGCTCGACCCGGATCGGCTGCTCGCCTTCTTCGGCGATAAAGTCATCTTCGGTCAGGTCGATCAGCGGCGCGGTGTCCGGGGTATAGATCTCTCCCCAGCCGGCCAGGGTGCGCTCCCCGTAAGGGATGAACGCCCACTTCTTTCCGCGGCGCACGGCCGCCAGGTTCGCGGCATCGAGGATGGGGTGCAGCTCGTCTGCCGCGGTGGATTGTGACTGGCCGAATA
It includes:
- a CDS encoding DUF5675 family protein, which encodes MELVVQRERSTANATPGKLYADGTFMFFTLEDTVREIAGVPVEQWKIPGKTAVPAGRRRIILSQSPRFSAKKPYSDLADGRVPEILNVPGFIGIRAHIGNSATDTDGCLLVGKQRLDAECILRSREAYKELVNLLLAAEKRGEEVWITYKNP
- a CDS encoding phage tail protein, which produces MFGSGKGGGANGAAQKPSLLTAMRIQSSVEGELMKVLAGTNRLKLTLLGDWDFKAIAHTETQQVGGKGFGGGGQAMSQTTYTYQSAVLGFLCLCPKDLPLDALGEIWGTQGKTGSQQATEEYVLAGVTQAVVQAANYTQDRGVSVSTAVEHDYLDYGDPDGDGHISFTDWVPMKKVTGSPAAGEYKQVGGTYTFNAADIGKTVRISYSYNIPAADNQPTQPPVLKNFTLLKGTRPQTPWSYLTSKHPADARNYAGLALAANDKTDLGSSGTLENYSFEAISSSRIGGGNMDAAIDTILHIVLDDPHTGCGVPSSMLDDLSQARAATMAGGLFFSPVFGQSQSTAADELHPILDAANLAAVRRGKKWAFIPYGERTLAGWGEIYTPDTAPLIDLTEDDFIAEEGEQPIRVERKSALERKNIITIEFLDRANDYNPRPIAHQDAASVFQFGKQPEDKRTCHFICEADVAARVANHRCLRSVHVGDTYHFTLPAAGFSDLLETMEKVRVPRKFINGDPSDTEMVAVRINDIEEDPETGHLNFACENAPFGTATATLYGRQAPDGFSGSADADPGNVNAPIIFEATDRLSLSGGYELLFGLCGSDPNWGGCIIWASDTGDSFKVAGEQAGKARMGVLMADLAATADPDTTGTLDVDLAQSLGELLSGTDDDRDDFRTLCWIEGTAGQYELISYKTATLVSGNRYQLTSLRRGVFGTPVLAHTTGQKFLRLDQAVCVIGFEPQDVGKTGHFKFASYNVWRRRIQSTADLDEYTYAITGRLHNFFKFVANDCTVDSIGTGGPPFTAATVRCYGKTAGVPTVGADINFKKDDGITQTHSAASFAGKALSTRYWALLSPVDWAIYLLTSYAQVVTAMGYGHIVLGDTITPDAAGAGGSSGGGGGGFGGGGGGGGGAGGNLN